Proteins from a genomic interval of Mesobacillus sp. S13:
- the ligA gene encoding NAD-dependent DNA ligase LigA: MDFQSAEKKAKDLQNLLNQYAYEYYVLDQPSVPDAEYDRLLRELIEIEEQYPELQTPDSPTQRVGGEILTMFNKVQHATPMLSLGNAFDEQDLRDFDRRVRQDVGDAVAYVCELKIDGLAVSLIYEDGLLVRGATRGDGTTGEDITSNLKTIRSLPIRLKEPVSLEVRGEAFMPKKSFEALNKARKEKEEEPFANPRNAAAGSLRQLDPKIAASRNLDVFLYSVANVGDTGIRAHSEGLDYLEKLGFKANKERRKVDSIDGVIEYVSSWVEKRPDLPYDIDGIVIKVDSLDQQAELGTTAKSPRWAIAYKFPAEEVVTTLKEIELSVGRTGVVTPTAILEPVQVAGTTVGRASLHNEDLIREKDIKIGDKVVIKKAGDIIPEVVNVLAEQRTGDEVEFHMPTECPECGSELVRIEGEVALRCINPKCPAQIREGLIHFVSRDAMNIDGLGERVVSQLFAQELIKDVADIYKLTRDQLLALERMGEKSVNNLLSAIEATKDNSLEKLLFGLGIRLVGAKAAKTLAQEFESMDKLMQASKDELTAINEIGEKMADSIVTYFDNGEVKELVSELKAVGVNMEYKGPKKVSAADSDSFFAGKTIVLTGKLEQMGRNEAKEKIEALGGNVSGSVSKKTDLVIAGEDAGSKLTKAESLGIEVWNEERMLEELNK, translated from the coding sequence ATGGATTTTCAAAGTGCTGAGAAAAAAGCCAAGGATTTGCAAAATCTACTTAATCAATATGCTTATGAGTACTATGTTCTTGACCAGCCGTCTGTTCCGGATGCGGAGTACGACAGGCTTTTAAGGGAACTAATTGAAATTGAGGAGCAATACCCGGAACTGCAGACTCCTGACTCACCTACACAGCGTGTCGGCGGCGAGATTTTAACGATGTTCAATAAGGTCCAGCATGCGACTCCGATGTTGAGTCTTGGCAATGCCTTCGATGAGCAGGACCTGCGAGATTTTGACCGTCGTGTCCGCCAGGATGTTGGCGACGCTGTTGCTTATGTTTGTGAACTGAAAATCGATGGTCTGGCAGTATCGCTTATTTATGAAGATGGACTGCTCGTGCGTGGGGCTACTCGCGGAGATGGAACGACAGGTGAGGATATTACGTCTAATCTTAAGACAATCCGCTCTTTGCCAATCCGTCTGAAAGAGCCTGTGTCACTTGAAGTCCGCGGTGAAGCGTTCATGCCGAAGAAATCATTCGAAGCATTGAATAAAGCAAGGAAAGAAAAAGAGGAAGAGCCATTTGCCAATCCTCGAAATGCAGCTGCTGGATCCCTTCGTCAGCTGGATCCTAAGATTGCTGCATCAAGGAATCTTGATGTATTCCTGTATAGTGTGGCAAATGTCGGTGATACAGGAATCCGCGCTCACAGCGAAGGACTGGATTATCTGGAGAAGCTTGGATTCAAAGCGAATAAAGAGCGCCGGAAAGTCGACAGCATTGATGGTGTCATCGAGTATGTGAGTAGCTGGGTCGAAAAGCGACCTGACCTTCCGTATGATATTGATGGAATCGTCATCAAAGTAGATTCGCTTGACCAGCAGGCTGAACTTGGGACCACTGCAAAAAGCCCTCGCTGGGCAATCGCTTATAAATTCCCTGCCGAGGAAGTCGTAACAACTTTGAAGGAAATCGAATTGAGCGTTGGCCGAACAGGTGTAGTTACGCCAACTGCCATTCTTGAACCAGTTCAGGTTGCTGGCACAACTGTTGGCCGCGCATCTTTGCATAACGAAGATTTGATTCGTGAAAAAGACATCAAAATTGGAGATAAGGTCGTCATCAAAAAAGCCGGAGATATCATTCCGGAAGTCGTCAATGTCCTTGCCGAGCAGCGGACAGGAGATGAAGTCGAGTTCCATATGCCTACTGAATGTCCTGAATGCGGCAGCGAACTTGTCAGGATCGAAGGTGAAGTTGCGCTGCGCTGTATCAATCCGAAATGTCCGGCACAAATAAGGGAAGGCCTGATTCACTTTGTTTCCCGCGATGCGATGAACATCGACGGACTAGGAGAGAGAGTGGTCAGCCAGTTGTTTGCCCAAGAGCTGATCAAGGATGTAGCCGACATTTACAAACTGACACGCGATCAGCTGCTGGCACTCGAGCGAATGGGTGAGAAATCCGTCAACAATCTTCTGTCAGCGATTGAAGCGACGAAGGATAACTCTTTGGAAAAGCTATTGTTTGGTCTCGGTATTCGCCTAGTTGGAGCAAAAGCAGCGAAAACATTGGCTCAGGAATTCGAATCTATGGATAAACTGATGCAGGCATCAAAGGATGAACTGACGGCCATCAATGAAATCGGCGAAAAAATGGCTGACTCCATTGTCACTTATTTTGACAACGGTGAAGTGAAAGAACTGGTTTCCGAGCTGAAGGCTGTTGGCGTCAATATGGAATACAAAGGACCTAAGAAGGTTAGTGCAGCAGACTCGGATTCATTTTTTGCCGGTAAAACAATCGTGTTAACCGGAAAGCTTGAGCAGATGGGCCGAAACGAAGCAAAAGAAAAAATCGAGGCGCTTGGCGGCAATGTATCCGGCAGCGTCAGCAAGAAAACGGATTTAGTCATTGCTGGTGAAGACGCAGGTTCGAAGCTGACAAAAGCAGAAAGCCTGGGGATTGAAGTGTGGAACGAGGAGAGAATGCTTGAAGAATTAAATAAATAA
- a CDS encoding CamS family sex pheromone protein yields MRKLSMVALSLVLLLTACAPNFQKQEEVVQEKDDETKEKAIIPKYKISDKYYRTIMPFEPGEARGMVVNNLNTRYDITEFETGLMRVAQNSFPTDKYVFKEGQYLKRNAVSSWLEREMTPAQVEAKKKELQAKAKKEGSNRKITVENLGLNPANPGKGDAHEQNKKNPIYLAHILEHNYLVQSGKEDTYQLGGIAIGLALNSVHYYQVEQYGAVYEKNISRSVLEAEGKKIAQEVVNRIRGIDELKNVPITIGLFEQESRSSVVPGNFFTYAEVSQGSNNIGSWKDVKEEYILFPSDEAEKEHRDDLTFFQNFKQDVEEYFPNFNGVIGKGFYLDGQLQEINIEIPIQFYGEAEAIGFTQYVTGLVMEHFPNYISVQISVSSVLGQEALIVKKPDQDEPFVHIYQ; encoded by the coding sequence ATGAGGAAGCTCTCAATGGTCGCTCTATCTCTTGTCCTTCTGCTGACGGCCTGCGCCCCGAATTTTCAAAAGCAGGAAGAGGTCGTCCAGGAGAAGGATGATGAAACAAAGGAAAAAGCGATTATCCCGAAATATAAAATTTCGGACAAATACTACCGTACCATTATGCCGTTCGAGCCTGGGGAAGCTCGCGGCATGGTCGTCAACAATCTGAATACGCGTTATGACATCACTGAGTTCGAAACGGGACTGATGCGGGTTGCCCAAAATTCTTTCCCGACAGACAAGTATGTCTTTAAAGAAGGCCAGTATCTCAAACGCAACGCTGTATCATCCTGGCTGGAGCGTGAAATGACTCCGGCACAGGTAGAGGCAAAGAAAAAAGAATTACAGGCTAAGGCTAAAAAAGAAGGTAGTAATAGAAAGATTACAGTGGAAAATCTGGGTCTGAATCCTGCCAATCCTGGGAAGGGTGATGCCCACGAACAGAATAAAAAGAATCCTATTTATCTGGCGCATATCCTCGAGCATAATTACCTCGTCCAATCAGGGAAAGAGGATACGTACCAGCTTGGCGGCATCGCAATCGGACTGGCGCTGAACTCTGTTCACTATTATCAAGTGGAACAATATGGGGCAGTATATGAGAAGAATATTTCCCGATCCGTTCTTGAAGCGGAAGGGAAGAAGATCGCCCAGGAAGTCGTCAACAGGATTAGAGGAATCGACGAGTTAAAAAATGTCCCGATCACCATCGGATTGTTTGAACAGGAAAGCCGCTCTTCTGTTGTACCTGGCAACTTTTTCACCTATGCGGAGGTATCCCAGGGCAGCAACAATATCGGCAGCTGGAAGGATGTAAAGGAAGAATACATCCTGTTTCCGTCAGATGAAGCTGAGAAGGAACACAGGGATGACCTGACATTCTTCCAGAACTTTAAACAGGATGTTGAGGAGTATTTCCCTAACTTCAATGGCGTCATCGGCAAGGGCTTTTACCTGGATGGCCAGCTTCAGGAAATAAACATTGAAATACCGATCCAGTTTTATGGCGAAGCCGAGGCAATTGGCTTCACTCAGTATGTGACAGGACTGGTCATGGAACACTTCCCTAATTATATTTCCGTGCAGATCAGCGTTTCATCTGTACTGGGACAGGAAGCCCTGATCGTGAAAAAGCCAGACCAGGACGAACCATTTGTGCATATCTATCAGTAA
- a CDS encoding DinB family protein, which translates to MRKRHEVLFNQLESYRSYILGVAETVSEEDAEIIPSGFNNNIRWNLGHIYLDQYLWIQAVTKEPADVPEEFKSWFGYGTSPANFTEETPSVSELKELLKTQPSRIKDSYGERLEEEFAPTEMGMHTIEQVLVRTIFHEGMHLQTILDIKKCI; encoded by the coding sequence ATGAGAAAACGGCATGAAGTTTTGTTTAATCAGTTGGAATCCTATCGCAGCTATATTTTAGGCGTGGCAGAGACAGTTTCTGAGGAAGATGCGGAGATTATCCCTTCAGGCTTCAACAATAATATCCGCTGGAACCTCGGGCATATTTACCTTGATCAATATTTGTGGATCCAGGCGGTCACCAAGGAACCCGCAGACGTTCCCGAAGAGTTCAAGTCCTGGTTCGGCTATGGCACCTCCCCGGCCAATTTTACAGAGGAAACTCCGTCCGTCAGCGAGTTAAAAGAATTGCTGAAGACGCAGCCATCGAGAATAAAAGATTCTTATGGTGAGCGATTGGAAGAGGAATTCGCCCCAACCGAAATGGGCATGCATACAATCGAGCAAGTCCTGGTGCGGACCATTTTCCATGAAGGCATGCATTTACAGACCATCCTTGATATTAAAAAGTGTATATAA
- the pruA gene encoding L-glutamate gamma-semialdehyde dehydrogenase yields MVQPYKHEPFTNFKDEEHREGYLTGLKTVEGYLGQDYDLVIGGERISTEDKIVSYNPSNKEEVIGRVSKANRDLAEKAMQAAVEAFKTWRKVKPETRADVLFKAAAIIRRRKHEFSALLTKEAGKPWNEADADTAEAIDFLEYYARQMLKIKDGMPVNSRPNEYNRYDYIPLGVGIVISPWNFPLAIMAGTTVAAIVAGNTVLLKPASTTPVVAAKFVEVMEEAGLPAGVLNFVPGSGAEVGDYLVDHKDTRFVSFTGSRDVGLRIYERASKLSEGQIWLKRVIAEMGGKDTMVVDKDADLELAAQAITASAFGFSGQKCSACSRAVIVEDVYDQVLNRVVELTNELKLDDPTDQSTFMGPVNDQGAFDKIMSYIEIGKEEGRLMTGGEGDSSKGYFIKPTVFADLDPKARIMQEEIFGPVVAFAKAKDFDHALEIANNTEYGLTGAVITRNRENIQKAREDFHVGNLYFNRGCTGAIVGYQPFGGFNMSGTDSKAGGPDYLLLHMQAKTTSEMY; encoded by the coding sequence ATGGTTCAGCCATACAAACACGAGCCTTTCACGAATTTTAAAGATGAGGAACACCGTGAAGGATACCTTACAGGATTGAAGACTGTAGAAGGCTATCTTGGCCAGGATTACGACTTGGTGATCGGCGGAGAGAGAATCTCGACTGAAGACAAGATTGTATCTTACAACCCATCCAATAAAGAAGAGGTTATTGGACGCGTCTCAAAAGCAAATCGCGATTTAGCTGAAAAAGCAATGCAGGCTGCTGTTGAAGCGTTCAAGACTTGGAGAAAAGTAAAACCTGAGACACGTGCAGATGTATTATTCAAGGCTGCTGCAATCATTCGCCGCCGCAAGCATGAATTCTCAGCGCTTTTAACAAAAGAAGCAGGTAAGCCATGGAACGAGGCAGATGCTGATACAGCTGAAGCGATCGATTTCCTTGAGTACTATGCTCGCCAAATGCTAAAAATCAAAGACGGAATGCCAGTTAACAGCCGTCCAAATGAATATAACCGTTATGATTACATTCCTCTTGGAGTAGGAATCGTCATTTCACCATGGAACTTCCCATTAGCGATCATGGCTGGTACTACTGTAGCAGCAATCGTTGCTGGTAACACAGTTCTATTGAAGCCAGCTTCTACAACTCCAGTAGTTGCGGCTAAGTTCGTTGAAGTTATGGAAGAAGCAGGCCTTCCTGCAGGCGTCCTTAACTTTGTACCAGGAAGCGGCGCAGAAGTGGGCGACTACCTTGTTGACCACAAAGACACTCGTTTCGTAAGCTTCACAGGTTCACGTGATGTGGGTCTGCGTATTTACGAGCGCGCTTCTAAATTGAGCGAAGGCCAAATCTGGCTTAAGCGCGTCATCGCTGAAATGGGCGGAAAAGACACAATGGTTGTCGATAAAGACGCTGATCTTGAATTGGCTGCTCAAGCGATCACTGCTTCTGCTTTTGGCTTCTCAGGACAAAAATGTTCTGCATGTTCACGTGCAGTTATCGTAGAAGATGTATACGACCAGGTTCTTAACCGCGTCGTTGAATTGACAAATGAGCTTAAGCTTGACGATCCAACAGACCAAAGCACATTCATGGGTCCTGTAAATGACCAGGGTGCATTTGACAAGATCATGAGCTACATCGAAATCGGCAAGGAAGAGGGCCGTTTGATGACTGGTGGCGAAGGAGACAGCTCTAAAGGCTACTTCATCAAGCCAACAGTATTCGCTGACCTTGATCCAAAAGCCCGTATCATGCAGGAAGAAATCTTCGGACCGGTTGTCGCTTTCGCAAAAGCGAAGGATTTCGACCATGCTCTTGAAATCGCAAACAACACTGAATACGGCCTGACTGGAGCTGTTATCACTCGTAACCGTGAAAACATCCAGAAGGCACGTGAAGATTTCCATGTCGGAAACCTTTACTTCAACCGCGGCTGCACAGGCGCAATCGTAGGTTACCAGCCATTCGGCGGCTTCAACATGTCAGGAACAGATTCAAAAGCTGGCGGACCAGACTATCTGCTTCTTCACATGCAAGCGAAGACTACTTCTGAAATGTACTAA
- a CDS encoding CPBP family intramembrane glutamic endopeptidase, whose product MLGIVVQLIISWILLRVFYRESLGALGITPSKSRMSQLAIGFIFTAILCTVIQLVDSALTNTDWTLNENLSVLGTINFFWWNVKSVVFEELIFRGALLYIAIRKWGAKTGIILSAVVFGIYHWFSFGVLGNIVLMLVVFLMTSISGLVWAYAFDKTKSMMLPIGLHLGWNFVFNSVFSKGPFGNQILIPQTDKANQLTDVLSFFVQFLLPNLVVPALTFIFIKFILKKNANEPL is encoded by the coding sequence TTGCTTGGAATAGTAGTGCAGCTCATAATATCGTGGATTTTGCTTCGTGTTTTTTACAGGGAAAGCCTTGGTGCATTAGGAATCACACCATCAAAATCAAGGATGTCCCAACTAGCTATTGGGTTCATTTTCACCGCAATTCTTTGTACAGTAATACAACTGGTGGATTCTGCCCTGACAAATACGGACTGGACACTGAATGAAAATTTATCTGTCCTTGGCACAATAAACTTCTTCTGGTGGAATGTGAAGTCAGTTGTCTTTGAGGAATTGATTTTTAGAGGAGCACTTCTCTACATCGCTATCCGAAAATGGGGAGCAAAGACAGGGATCATTTTATCCGCAGTGGTCTTTGGAATCTATCACTGGTTTTCATTTGGAGTATTAGGAAATATTGTTTTGATGCTTGTTGTGTTCCTGATGACGTCAATCTCTGGTTTAGTTTGGGCATATGCCTTTGATAAAACGAAATCGATGATGCTCCCAATTGGTCTCCACTTAGGATGGAACTTTGTTTTTAACTCCGTTTTCTCAAAAGGCCCTTTCGGGAATCAAATCCTGATCCCTCAAACAGACAAGGCAAATCAGCTTACAGATGTACTCTCCTTCTTCGTACAATTTCTCCTTCCTAATTTAGTTGTGCCTGCTCTCACATTTATCTTTATAAAATTCATATTGAAAAAGAATGCCAATGAACCCCTGTGA
- the aceB gene encoding malate synthase A, with protein sequence MSTQTTGIEIVGSMKKGYEEILTPEALDFVERLERHFGERRVELLEAREKRQAEINAGKLPDFLPETKHIRESDWTIAPLPKDLQDRRVEITGPTDRKMVINALNSGAKIFMADCEDSTSPTWEAIVEGQINLRDAVNRTISFENPNGKKYQLNEKTAVLMVRPRGWHLEEKHVLLDGNPISGGLFDFAMYFFHNAKKLIEQGTGPYFYLPKMESHLEARLWNDVFVYAQNHLGIPQGTIKATVLIETILASFEMNEILYELKEHSAGLNCGRWDYIFSYLKKLRSQDDVILPDRSQVTMTVPFMRSYSLLTIQTCHRRMAPAMGGMAAQIPIKNDEKANAEAFAKVRADKEREARDGHDGTWVAHPGLVPVALEAFNKEMPEPNQIESGKQKDVEVKAADLLAVPEGTITEAGVRMNINVGIQYVASWLNGRGAAPIHNLMEDAATAEISRAQLWQWIRHPKGVLDDGRKVTVEMYHELKEEELEKIKLEVGEAAFENGKFEQAAEMFDELILNDEFVEFLTLPGYQALA encoded by the coding sequence ATGTCGACACAAACTACAGGAATTGAAATCGTAGGCAGCATGAAAAAAGGATATGAAGAAATTTTGACACCAGAGGCTCTTGATTTTGTTGAGAGACTTGAAAGGCATTTTGGTGAGCGCCGGGTAGAGTTGCTGGAAGCACGTGAAAAGCGCCAGGCAGAAATCAATGCAGGCAAGCTACCGGACTTTTTGCCGGAGACGAAGCACATCCGTGAAAGTGACTGGACAATCGCGCCACTGCCAAAAGATCTGCAGGATCGCAGAGTCGAGATCACTGGTCCGACTGACAGGAAGATGGTCATCAATGCGCTCAATTCAGGAGCGAAGATTTTCATGGCGGACTGCGAGGATTCAACTTCGCCGACTTGGGAAGCGATTGTTGAAGGACAGATCAATCTAAGGGACGCCGTCAACAGGACGATCTCTTTTGAAAATCCAAATGGCAAAAAGTATCAATTGAATGAAAAAACAGCTGTTTTAATGGTTCGCCCGAGAGGCTGGCACCTAGAAGAAAAACATGTATTGCTCGATGGCAACCCGATTTCCGGCGGATTATTCGATTTCGCGATGTACTTTTTCCACAATGCGAAAAAGCTGATAGAGCAGGGCACAGGCCCATACTTCTACCTTCCTAAGATGGAGAGCCACCTTGAAGCTCGCCTATGGAACGATGTGTTCGTATATGCACAGAATCATCTTGGCATTCCACAGGGAACGATTAAAGCAACTGTTTTGATTGAAACGATCCTGGCTTCCTTCGAAATGAATGAAATTCTATATGAGTTGAAAGAGCATTCCGCTGGATTGAACTGCGGGCGATGGGATTATATTTTCAGCTATCTGAAAAAACTGCGTTCACAGGATGATGTGATTTTACCGGATCGCTCCCAGGTTACGATGACGGTTCCATTCATGAGATCCTACTCGTTGCTGACGATCCAGACTTGCCACCGTCGCATGGCACCGGCAATGGGTGGAATGGCGGCGCAAATCCCGATCAAAAATGACGAGAAAGCAAATGCTGAAGCATTCGCAAAGGTACGTGCGGATAAGGAACGTGAAGCCCGAGACGGCCATGATGGCACTTGGGTTGCACATCCAGGTCTGGTTCCAGTAGCCCTAGAAGCCTTCAATAAGGAAATGCCGGAACCAAACCAGATAGAATCTGGCAAGCAAAAGGATGTTGAGGTTAAAGCAGCTGATTTGCTTGCTGTACCAGAGGGGACTATAACAGAAGCCGGCGTCCGGATGAACATCAATGTCGGCATCCAGTATGTAGCTTCCTGGCTGAATGGCCGCGGCGCAGCTCCAATCCATAACCTGATGGAGGATGCCGCAACAGCCGAGATTTCCCGTGCGCAGCTATGGCAATGGATTCGCCATCCAAAAGGAGTCCTGGACGATGGCCGCAAAGTGACGGTTGAAATGTACCATGAACTGAAGGAAGAGGAGCTTGAAAAAATCAAGCTGGAAGTCGGCGAAGCGGCATTTGAAAATGGGAAATTCGAGCAGGCAGCAGAAATGTTTGATGAATTGATTCTAAATGATGAGTTCGTTGAATTTTTAACATTGCCTGGCTATCAGGCTTTAGCTTAA
- the aceA gene encoding isocitrate lyase codes for MTQDRVKQLQESWEMDSRWAGVERTYSAEDVIKLRGSIDIEHTLARRGAEKLWKLVHEEDFVNALGALTGNQAVQQVKAGLKAIYLSGWQVAADANLSGNMYPDQSLYPANSVPAVVKRINQALQRADQITHGEGDNSIDWFAPIVADAEAGFGGQLNVFELMKGMIEAGAAGVHFEDQLSSEKKCGHLGGKVLLPTQTAVRNLIAARLAADVMGTPTLIVARTDANAADLITSDVDPYDAPFITGDRTPEGFFRVKAGLDQAIARGLAYAPYADLVWCETSEPDLDEARRFAEAIHEKYPGKLLAYNCSPSFNWKKKLDDETIAKFQVELGKMGYKFQFVTLAGFHALNHSMFELARGYKERGMAAYSELQQAEFDSEQYGYTATRHQREVGTGYFDDVSMVISGGTSSTTALKGSTEEAQFTTS; via the coding sequence ATGACTCAAGATCGTGTAAAGCAATTGCAGGAAAGCTGGGAAATGGATAGCAGATGGGCTGGGGTGGAAAGAACATATAGTGCAGAGGATGTCATCAAGCTTCGCGGTTCAATCGATATTGAGCATACACTGGCACGCCGCGGTGCAGAAAAGCTGTGGAAGCTGGTACATGAGGAAGATTTCGTTAACGCTCTTGGTGCTTTGACTGGCAACCAGGCTGTCCAGCAGGTAAAAGCTGGCCTTAAGGCAATCTACTTGAGTGGCTGGCAGGTTGCAGCGGACGCTAACCTTTCCGGAAATATGTATCCTGACCAGAGTTTGTATCCGGCGAACAGCGTTCCCGCTGTTGTTAAGCGCATCAACCAGGCGTTGCAGCGTGCTGACCAGATCACTCATGGCGAAGGAGACAATTCCATCGACTGGTTCGCACCAATCGTGGCGGATGCAGAAGCAGGCTTTGGCGGACAGCTGAATGTATTCGAATTGATGAAGGGTATGATCGAAGCTGGCGCAGCAGGCGTTCACTTTGAGGACCAGCTATCTTCTGAAAAGAAATGCGGACACCTTGGCGGAAAGGTATTGCTTCCTACACAGACAGCAGTCCGTAACTTGATTGCTGCCCGACTTGCGGCAGACGTCATGGGAACGCCAACCCTGATTGTGGCGCGTACTGATGCGAATGCAGCAGATTTGATCACAAGCGATGTCGATCCATATGATGCTCCGTTCATCACAGGTGACAGGACTCCTGAAGGATTCTTCCGTGTGAAGGCTGGCCTTGACCAGGCAATCGCACGCGGCTTGGCTTATGCTCCATATGCTGACCTTGTTTGGTGTGAAACTTCTGAGCCTGATCTGGATGAAGCCCGTCGTTTTGCTGAAGCGATCCACGAGAAGTATCCTGGCAAGCTGCTTGCTTACAACTGCTCGCCTTCATTCAACTGGAAAAAGAAGCTGGATGACGAGACGATCGCGAAATTCCAAGTCGAGCTTGGCAAAATGGGCTACAAGTTCCAGTTCGTTACACTTGCTGGCTTCCACGCATTGAACCACAGCATGTTCGAACTGGCTCGCGGCTACAAAGAGCGCGGCATGGCTGCCTACTCCGAACTGCAGCAAGCTGAGTTCGATAGCGAGCAGTATGGCTACACAGCTACAAGACACCAGCGCGAAGTCGGAACAGGCTACTTCGATGATGTATCAATGGTCATTTCCGGAGGGACTTCCTCAACGACTGCGTTAAAAGGCTCTACCGAAGAAGCACAGTTCACTACTTCCTGA
- a CDS encoding YueI family protein, with protein MSDSKLDEYLQQGIHGAKQTKPDERRRFLTTLRERVVIALTQGEVMRKGVEPEVEQLMDENREAHLFLNGHISYRYLSEYIKAAEKRGIEFTIVTNKDYDSELGLVLAHNHAIDKEEIYLGKKKPVIQTAQANKKKGFLSGFRKLFGK; from the coding sequence TTGAGCGATAGCAAACTGGATGAGTATCTGCAGCAGGGAATCCATGGTGCAAAACAGACGAAGCCTGATGAGAGACGGCGTTTCCTTACGACACTGAGGGAGCGGGTGGTCATTGCGCTCACGCAGGGCGAGGTGATGAGGAAGGGTGTTGAACCTGAAGTCGAGCAGCTTATGGATGAAAATCGTGAAGCCCACCTCTTTTTAAATGGCCATATATCATATCGATATTTATCGGAATACATCAAAGCGGCTGAAAAGCGGGGCATTGAGTTCACGATCGTGACAAACAAGGATTATGACTCAGAGCTCGGACTTGTTTTGGCCCATAACCATGCGATTGATAAAGAGGAGATTTATCTTGGTAAAAAGAAACCGGTGATCCAGACGGCTCAAGCCAACAAGAAAAAGGGTTTCTTATCTGGGTTTAGGAAGTTATTTGGAAAATAG
- a CDS encoding MFS transporter: MMNGLSKNKAFITLMLAQLISSVGDWLSVIAIITMVGLKWEASPMEVSMIILCLAVPMALLGPFTGTIADRFNRKALMIVSDLVRAGLILILAFANSLWTVYICLFMIGMLSAIFVPAKNGKLKEIINQENMKSAMSITSMIDSGTKVLGPLLSGLLVSAFGTQLVFFIDSGTFVISALLLLTLPKAAASIRSESDGSKGASFKEDFIEGISFIKGNRFLIVGITVLGVSLLILQLSDSQIIVLLRELSNVSPDLFGYIVTASGVGMFFAGLLLAKKTDYNALILLFIGVCGIGVSFSLMAVLTRLDLDLPTLWGPALGLVAGFSAGLVFIPFQAAVQTDTPVHMTGRVFGVLNSVTTTATIIGPLVGGLLATMLGVVPTFVITGLLLVAVSVVGLIFKSKIERGRVNVSEGQSGAHGTASS, translated from the coding sequence ATGATGAATGGTCTTTCAAAAAACAAAGCGTTTATTACATTGATGCTAGCACAGTTAATATCAAGTGTTGGTGACTGGTTGAGTGTCATTGCGATCATAACGATGGTTGGATTGAAGTGGGAGGCATCTCCAATGGAGGTGTCGATGATTATCCTTTGTTTGGCGGTGCCAATGGCGCTGCTTGGACCTTTTACCGGAACGATTGCTGACAGGTTTAATAGAAAAGCATTAATGATTGTTTCAGACTTAGTGAGAGCAGGCCTTATTCTGATTCTAGCTTTTGCCAACTCACTCTGGACTGTTTATATTTGCTTGTTCATGATCGGAATGCTTTCAGCTATATTTGTCCCGGCAAAGAACGGCAAGCTTAAAGAGATTATAAATCAGGAAAACATGAAAAGCGCCATGTCGATTACTTCCATGATTGATTCAGGAACGAAGGTGCTGGGGCCATTGCTGAGCGGACTCCTGGTTTCGGCTTTTGGCACACAGCTGGTGTTTTTTATCGACTCCGGTACATTTGTCATTTCGGCGCTTCTGCTGCTCACTTTACCAAAGGCAGCGGCATCAATCAGGAGTGAGTCAGATGGATCCAAGGGAGCTTCGTTTAAAGAAGATTTTATAGAAGGAATCAGCTTTATCAAGGGAAATCGTTTCTTGATAGTGGGAATTACGGTCTTAGGGGTGAGCCTGCTGATTTTACAGCTTTCTGACTCCCAAATCATCGTCTTACTCAGGGAACTGTCGAATGTTTCACCTGACCTGTTTGGCTATATTGTTACGGCATCGGGGGTCGGGATGTTTTTTGCAGGATTGCTGTTGGCTAAAAAAACAGACTATAATGCTCTGATTCTATTGTTCATTGGGGTTTGTGGGATTGGGGTCTCTTTTAGTTTGATGGCTGTATTGACTCGATTGGATTTAGACCTGCCAACTTTATGGGGTCCTGCTCTGGGATTGGTTGCTGGATTTTCTGCCGGCTTGGTGTTCATCCCCTTTCAGGCTGCTGTCCAAACCGATACTCCGGTACACATGACAGGCAGGGTTTTTGGTGTATTAAATAGTGTAACGACCACTGCAACAATCATCGGTCCATTGGTTGGAGGATTGCTTGCTACTATGCTGGGAGTAGTTCCAACATTTGTGATAACAGGGCTCTTATTGGTTGCAGTCTCGGTGGTTGGTCTGATTTTTAAAAGTAAAATAGAACGGGGGAGAGTCAATGTCTCCGAAGGTCAGTCAGGAGCACATGGAACAGCGTCGAGCTGA